From the Pseudomonas baltica genome, one window contains:
- a CDS encoding MaoC family dehydratase N-terminal domain-containing protein: MSDPDLSSWIGRQETSQEHFSVNLLKRIAATFGESVPKAGEPLPTLWHWCFFQDPVPESGLGRDGHPARGGFLPPADNRNRMWAGGRLEFFTPLKAGADATRVSTITHIEEKHGRTGALLFVTVRHDYFQQEVLAIREEQDIVYREPTPPKRGAREPVASGQWTEQIEPTPVLLFRYSAVTFNGHRIHYDHPYVTDTEGYSGLVVHGPMIATLNLRAFTRANPQANVRRFIYRGVRPLIAPQPFSVGGRIDVPGVAELWASNADGLAQSAQVHFDSAL, encoded by the coding sequence ATGAGTGACCCCGATCTTTCCAGCTGGATAGGCCGTCAGGAAACCAGCCAGGAGCATTTCAGCGTCAACCTCCTCAAGCGTATCGCCGCAACGTTCGGTGAATCGGTACCGAAGGCCGGCGAGCCGTTGCCAACCCTGTGGCACTGGTGTTTCTTCCAGGACCCGGTGCCTGAATCCGGCCTGGGCCGCGACGGCCACCCGGCTCGGGGCGGTTTCCTGCCCCCGGCCGATAATCGCAACCGCATGTGGGCCGGCGGGCGACTCGAGTTTTTTACCCCGCTCAAGGCCGGCGCCGATGCGACCCGCGTTTCGACCATTACCCATATTGAAGAAAAACACGGCCGCACCGGCGCCTTGCTGTTCGTCACGGTGCGCCATGACTATTTTCAACAAGAGGTGCTGGCCATTCGCGAAGAACAGGACATCGTCTACCGCGAGCCCACGCCCCCCAAGCGTGGCGCGCGGGAGCCTGTTGCCAGTGGTCAGTGGACCGAGCAGATCGAACCTACCCCCGTACTGCTGTTTCGCTACAGCGCAGTGACCTTCAACGGCCATCGTATTCACTACGACCATCCCTATGTCACCGACACCGAGGGCTACAGCGGGCTGGTGGTGCATGGGCCGATGATCGCGACCTTGAACCTGCGGGCCTTCACTCGCGCCAACCCCCAGGCCAACGTGCGGCGCTTCATTTATCGCGGCGTGCGGCCCTTGATTGCGCCGCAACCGTTCAGCGTTGGTGGACGTATTGACGTGCCGGGCGTGGCCGAGTTGTGGGCCAGCAATGCGGATGGCCTGGCGCAGAGCGCCCAAGTGCACTTCGACAGTGCACTTTGA
- a CDS encoding hybrid sensor histidine kinase/response regulator, with protein sequence MLSHLQAKLLIVDDLPENLLALEALIQREDRVVYKALSADAALSLLLQHEFALAILDVQMPGMNGFELAELMRSTEKTKHIPIVFVSAAGREMNYAFKGYESGAVDFLHKPLDMQAVKSKVSVFVDLYRQRKALKEQLDALERARQEQEVLLRRLQVTQSELEHAVRMRDDFMSIVSHEVRTPLNGLILETQLRKLHLAKDNLDAFAPDKLRAMVDRDERQILSLIRLIEDMLDVSRIRTGKLSIRPTRFNLTQMVANVVERFEPQASAIGTHISFAGDKAVVGIWDEFRIEQVVVNLLSNALRYGGKSPIEVRVASAANGARIEVQDHGIGISAENQSRIFQQFERVSAKHVVSGLGLGLFISEQIVTAHSGTISVHSAVGEGAMFRVTLPLDESCNPDATSATAHGRIGS encoded by the coding sequence ATGCTAAGTCACCTCCAGGCAAAATTGCTGATCGTCGACGATCTGCCAGAAAACCTGCTGGCCCTCGAGGCCTTGATCCAGCGTGAGGATCGCGTGGTCTACAAGGCGCTGTCCGCCGATGCCGCGCTGTCCCTGTTGTTGCAACACGAGTTCGCCCTGGCCATCCTCGACGTTCAGATGCCCGGCATGAATGGTTTCGAACTCGCGGAGCTGATGCGCAGCACCGAGAAGACCAAACACATCCCCATCGTGTTCGTCAGCGCCGCTGGGCGCGAAATGAACTATGCCTTCAAGGGCTACGAAAGCGGCGCCGTGGATTTCCTCCACAAGCCGCTGGACATGCAGGCGGTGAAGAGCAAGGTCAGCGTGTTCGTCGACCTGTATCGCCAGCGCAAGGCCCTCAAGGAACAGCTGGATGCGCTCGAACGCGCGCGCCAGGAACAGGAGGTGCTGCTGCGCCGCCTGCAGGTGACCCAGAGCGAACTCGAGCACGCAGTGCGCATGCGTGATGACTTCATGTCGATCGTCTCCCATGAAGTGCGCACGCCCTTGAACGGGCTGATCCTCGAGACCCAACTGCGCAAGCTGCACCTGGCCAAGGACAATCTCGACGCCTTTGCGCCCGACAAGCTGCGGGCCATGGTCGATCGTGACGAACGGCAGATCCTGAGCTTGATTCGCCTGATCGAGGACATGCTCGACGTGTCGCGCATTCGTACCGGCAAGCTGTCGATTCGCCCGACGCGGTTCAACCTGACGCAGATGGTTGCCAACGTGGTCGAGCGTTTCGAGCCCCAGGCGAGCGCCATCGGCACCCATATCAGCTTTGCCGGCGATAAGGCGGTGGTGGGTATCTGGGATGAATTTCGCATTGAGCAAGTGGTGGTCAACCTGTTGTCCAACGCATTGCGCTATGGCGGCAAAAGCCCGATCGAGGTACGCGTGGCCAGCGCTGCGAACGGCGCGCGCATAGAGGTACAGGACCACGGCATCGGCATCAGCGCCGAAAACCAGTCACGGATTTTCCAGCAGTTCGAGCGGGTATCGGCCAAGCATGTGGTGTCTGGCCTGGGCCTGGGGCTGTTTATTTCCGAGCAGATCGTGACCGCCCACAGCGGCACGATCAGCGTCCATAGCGCGGTGGGCGAGGGCGCGATGTTCCGCGTGACGCTGCCACTCGACGAATCTTGCAACCCGGACGCAACCTCTGCCACGGCCCATGGTCGTATTGGCAGCTAG
- a CDS encoding chemotaxis protein CheB, with translation MNRYGAIVVGASAGGVEALLHVFSALPKAFDIPILTVLHLPDERRSQLSEVFATRLGRDVREGSDKVAIEPGVIYFAGPSYHLSVERDFTLSLSQEERVHFSRPAIDLLFDSAADAYGPGLVGVLMTGANEDGAKGLAAIKRQGGLTIVQDPAEARMPTMPLAALKLQQPDHILSLNGIGSLLAKLERSKC, from the coding sequence ATGAATCGTTACGGTGCGATCGTCGTGGGGGCTTCTGCCGGTGGGGTAGAGGCACTGCTGCACGTCTTCAGCGCGCTGCCCAAAGCGTTCGATATCCCCATCCTGACAGTGCTGCATCTGCCCGACGAGCGCCGCAGCCAGTTATCCGAGGTATTTGCCACGCGCCTGGGCCGCGATGTACGCGAAGGCAGCGACAAGGTGGCGATCGAGCCCGGGGTGATCTATTTCGCCGGGCCCAGCTATCACCTGTCGGTGGAGCGCGATTTCACCCTCTCGCTGAGTCAGGAGGAACGGGTGCACTTTTCCCGTCCGGCCATCGATCTGTTGTTCGATTCCGCCGCCGATGCCTATGGCCCCGGCCTGGTGGGAGTATTGATGACCGGTGCCAATGAGGATGGCGCCAAAGGGCTGGCTGCGATCAAGCGTCAGGGCGGCTTGACGATCGTTCAGGATCCGGCCGAAGCGCGGATGCCGACCATGCCGCTGGCCGCACTGAAATTGCAGCAGCCCGACCATATTCTTTCATTGAACGGCATAGGCTCTTTGCTCGCCAAGCTGGAACGAAGTAAATGCTAA
- a CDS encoding response regulator, whose product MSEDAQDVVLIVEDEPNILMILSTYLAGEGYRVLQAENAEQAFEILATKPHLDLMITDYRLPGGISGVMIAEPAVKLRPELKVIFISGYPQEIAESGSPIARKAPILAKPFDLDTLKQLVDKQLA is encoded by the coding sequence ATGAGTGAAGATGCGCAAGACGTTGTCCTGATCGTCGAGGACGAACCGAATATTTTGATGATTCTGTCTACCTATCTGGCAGGCGAGGGTTACCGGGTACTACAGGCCGAAAATGCCGAGCAGGCCTTCGAAATCCTGGCAACCAAGCCCCATCTGGACTTGATGATCACCGATTACCGGCTGCCTGGCGGGATTTCCGGGGTCATGATCGCCGAGCCGGCCGTCAAGCTGCGCCCCGAGTTGAAGGTGATCTTCATCAGTGGATACCCGCAGGAAATCGCCGAGTCGGGCAGCCCGATCGCCAGGAAGGCGCCGATTCTGGCCAAGCCGTTCGATCTGGATACCTTGAAGCAGCTGGTAGACAAGCAGCTGGCTTGA
- a CDS encoding LysR family transcriptional regulator yields MHFDLADLRLFIHIAESPSLTQGARRAFLSPAAASARIKALEAQLETRLLYRDSRGVEMTPSGERLLQHARLIMRQVDYLKSEFAQHGGDSTGHIRIFANTTAVTEFLPEILAGFLAQRPGVTVDLQERLSRDIVRGVLDGTSDMGIIAGPVEASGLQVMHFSTDRLVLMVPVGHPLAQIGPVTLGQTLEYQHIGLHEGSTLLSFLRDHVERLGKHLHLRIQMSSFEAICRMIEAGVGIGIIPESAALRHSRTMRLCAVQLDEPWAIRERSILVRELDALPGTIRALIATLLPNGPLPI; encoded by the coding sequence ATGCACTTCGATCTCGCCGATCTGCGGCTGTTCATCCATATCGCCGAATCCCCCAGCCTGACCCAAGGCGCCCGCCGCGCGTTTCTCTCGCCGGCCGCCGCCAGCGCGCGCATCAAGGCTCTGGAGGCGCAACTCGAGACCCGCTTGCTGTATCGCGACAGCCGAGGCGTAGAAATGACCCCGTCCGGCGAGCGCCTGCTGCAACATGCGCGCCTGATCATGCGCCAGGTGGATTACCTCAAGAGCGAGTTCGCCCAGCACGGCGGCGACTCGACGGGGCATATCCGCATCTTCGCCAACACCACGGCGGTCACCGAATTCCTCCCGGAGATACTCGCCGGCTTCCTGGCGCAACGGCCAGGGGTCACGGTCGATCTGCAGGAGCGACTGTCTCGCGATATCGTGCGCGGCGTGCTCGATGGCACCTCGGACATGGGCATCATTGCCGGGCCGGTCGAAGCCAGCGGCTTACAGGTCATGCACTTCAGCACCGATCGCCTGGTACTGATGGTCCCGGTCGGGCACCCGTTGGCGCAGATCGGCCCGGTCACCCTGGGGCAGACGCTGGAGTATCAGCACATCGGTTTGCACGAAGGCAGCACCTTGCTGAGCTTTTTGCGCGACCATGTGGAGCGGCTCGGCAAGCACTTGCACCTGCGTATCCAGATGTCGAGTTTCGAAGCCATCTGCCGGATGATCGAAGCTGGCGTGGGCATCGGTATCATTCCCGAATCAGCGGCGTTACGGCATAGCCGCACCATGCGCCTGTGCGCCGTGCAGCTCGACGAGCCGTGGGCGATCCGCGAACGCAGCATCCTGGTACGCGAACTGGACGCGTTGCCCGGCACCATTCGCGCATTGATCGCCACCCTGCTGCCCAACGGTCCCTTGCCCATTTAA
- a CDS encoding tetratricopeptide repeat protein, which produces MLKLQRLVIVCLALLALAAAVVVWRHSGPLQEPAVQQEIFGKALRQARNGEAGSARVLYQQLGRDDLLPTQRAVLYGLLADYPSPRALKLARADLHNDDPEVRQAAINAVVGLVPATQRSLILGPLLDDPQASLRYAAATAMLDLSPDDAGLYFGPLDKALDEYRQVLQTQSASGNTPEGADPASDAGPDLARQLLLARILIHQGDRAAASALLKQVLTQQPDNAHAIALQVRLLDQPGNTDAARQWLAEQLRQYPQSAALQHELGLWLVDHKQDEYALLALTRAVELAPDNSTFRYSLALTLHAMEQVDAAQRQLQEIVQRHPQDRRARVLLINYWKETGQLQNVQVLLAQLEQQNPDDPLVQQGL; this is translated from the coding sequence ATGCTCAAGCTGCAACGCTTAGTGATCGTCTGTCTCGCCCTGCTGGCGCTGGCCGCCGCTGTGGTGGTGTGGCGCCATAGCGGGCCGCTGCAGGAGCCTGCGGTGCAGCAGGAGATTTTCGGCAAGGCGCTGCGCCAGGCCCGCAATGGCGAAGCCGGCTCGGCACGGGTGCTTTACCAGCAACTCGGCCGTGATGACCTGCTGCCCACGCAGCGCGCGGTGTTGTACGGCTTGCTGGCCGACTATCCGTCACCTCGAGCACTGAAACTGGCCCGTGCCGACCTGCACAACGACGATCCCGAGGTTCGCCAGGCAGCCATCAATGCCGTGGTCGGGCTGGTACCGGCAACCCAGCGCAGCCTGATACTCGGCCCGCTGCTCGACGACCCGCAAGCCAGCCTGCGCTATGCCGCCGCCACTGCCATGCTCGATTTGTCACCGGACGACGCCGGGCTGTATTTCGGCCCGCTGGACAAGGCCCTCGATGAATATCGTCAGGTGCTGCAGACGCAAAGCGCATCCGGTAACACCCCAGAGGGCGCTGACCCTGCTTCTGACGCGGGCCCTGACCTGGCCAGGCAACTGTTGCTCGCTCGCATCCTCATCCATCAAGGCGACCGCGCTGCTGCCAGCGCACTGCTGAAGCAGGTACTGACGCAACAGCCGGATAACGCTCATGCCATCGCTTTGCAGGTACGCCTGCTCGATCAACCAGGCAACACCGATGCCGCCCGCCAGTGGCTCGCCGAGCAGTTGCGTCAGTACCCTCAGTCGGCTGCACTGCAACACGAGCTGGGGCTCTGGCTGGTCGATCACAAACAGGACGAATACGCGCTGCTGGCACTGACCCGGGCGGTCGAACTGGCGCCGGACAACAGCACCTTCCGCTACAGCCTCGCCCTGACCCTGCATGCCATGGAACAGGTGGATGCGGCCCAGCGCCAATTGCAGGAAATTGTCCAGCGCCACCCTCAGGATCGGCGCGCTCGGGTGCTGCTGATCAACTACTGGAAGGAAACCGGCCAACTGCAGAATGTCCAGGTGCTGCTGGCGCAACTGGAGCAACAGAACCCCGACGATCCACTGGTCCAACAAGGTCTCTAA